The proteins below are encoded in one region of Sphingobium yanoikuyae:
- a CDS encoding glycosyltransferase family 2 protein, whose product MQIPAIAPAPPLVSVVIAAFNAEDSLDRAVQSALAQKLPVEVIIVDDASGDKTVAIAERLMEQDPRVRLVLSEANGGPSVARNLGIGAARGEWIAILDADDAFAPGRLVHLTALGDRHDADLVADNLFFYDWHAGTVVGTALSRTAQPIRHIRPAEFVRNAITGRSPFDFGQLKPIFRRRFLTTRCLRYPPQLRHGEDFAFIIDCLLADGRFILSAEPHYLFTQRQGSISDQGSGQSRTLLNLDAMRAHSLAMLDLPRVRDDRVLSRLLARRASAIRQQHSWNRVYPHLRARKPMALLEAMMTDWSNWPMLGRHLIRRWHHRAQMARIVQPERTSLSNSTLS is encoded by the coding sequence ATGCAAATTCCCGCGATTGCCCCTGCGCCCCCCCTTGTCAGTGTCGTGATTGCGGCGTTCAACGCCGAGGACAGCCTGGATCGCGCGGTGCAATCTGCGCTTGCGCAGAAACTCCCGGTGGAGGTGATCATCGTCGATGACGCGTCCGGCGACAAAACCGTGGCAATCGCCGAGCGTTTGATGGAGCAGGACCCACGGGTGCGACTGGTGCTAAGCGAGGCCAATGGTGGCCCTTCGGTCGCGCGGAATCTGGGGATTGGGGCCGCGCGGGGCGAATGGATCGCGATACTGGACGCCGATGATGCGTTCGCACCGGGCAGGCTGGTTCATCTGACCGCGCTCGGCGATCGGCATGACGCCGATCTGGTCGCGGACAATCTGTTTTTCTATGATTGGCACGCCGGCACAGTGGTCGGGACGGCATTGTCGCGGACAGCGCAGCCGATCCGGCATATCCGACCGGCGGAATTCGTCCGCAACGCGATCACAGGGCGCTCGCCGTTCGATTTCGGCCAGCTCAAGCCGATCTTTCGTCGCCGCTTCCTGACGACCCGTTGTCTGCGCTACCCGCCCCAGTTGCGGCACGGCGAAGATTTCGCCTTCATCATCGATTGCCTGCTGGCGGACGGTCGCTTCATTCTGAGTGCAGAGCCGCATTATCTGTTCACTCAGCGGCAGGGCTCCATTTCGGATCAGGGATCGGGGCAATCCCGGACATTACTGAACCTGGATGCAATGCGTGCCCATAGTCTTGCCATGCTGGATCTGCCCCGCGTTCGCGATGATCGTGTTCTGTCACGGTTGTTGGCTCGTCGCGCCAGCGCCATAAGGCAGCAGCATAGCTGGAACCGCGTCTATCCGCATCTTCGCGCACGCAAGCCGATGGCATTGCTGGAGGCTATGATGACGGACTGGAGCAACTGGCCCATGCTGGGACGCCATCTGATCCGCCGCTGGCACCATCGCGCGCAGATGGCGCGGATAGTTCAGCCCGAACGCACCAGCTTGTCGAATTCGACGCTGAGCTGA
- a CDS encoding polysaccharide pyruvyl transferase family protein, which produces MARHHHSKDALAQPPPGRGHDMKLFYYRAKEGNFGDDLNGWLWEELAPGRWSDEADTLFCGIGTIIGNQMPPASRIRIFSSGLGYRPVPEDFSTDRWDVVALRGPLTARVLNRPDRAIADGALLLSTLDRLNPLPEAERGRPIFIPHYEAMDEGDWAAACATADVKLVDPRQCAHQVIDEIRRSRLVIADSMHAAIIADTLRVPWIPVSSSGRINSFKWLDWSLSLNLPYEPRILPTATLDTAYRDGVRRLVGEHYRLAHPDAEGALAHQRQMTRREQRGWWMSVRPKLKHHLLALPRRLPQPPAVARRIATWNRRQHSRIASALEQLKSEAGFLSDDRIFANRVDQLSVEFDKLVRSG; this is translated from the coding sequence ATGGCGCGACATCATCATTCGAAAGATGCGCTGGCACAGCCCCCGCCTGGACGAGGCCATGACATGAAACTCTTCTATTATCGCGCCAAGGAAGGGAATTTTGGCGATGACCTCAACGGCTGGCTGTGGGAGGAGCTTGCTCCCGGCCGTTGGTCCGACGAAGCCGATACGCTGTTCTGCGGCATCGGCACGATCATCGGCAATCAAATGCCGCCCGCATCGCGGATCAGAATTTTCTCCAGTGGCCTGGGCTATAGGCCGGTGCCCGAGGATTTCTCGACCGATCGCTGGGATGTGGTGGCGTTACGCGGCCCGCTCACGGCGCGCGTCCTCAACCGCCCGGATCGGGCGATTGCCGATGGCGCGCTGCTGCTTTCCACGCTGGATCGGCTCAACCCCCTACCCGAAGCTGAGCGCGGCCGGCCCATCTTCATTCCCCACTATGAGGCGATGGATGAAGGCGACTGGGCTGCCGCCTGCGCCACCGCCGACGTAAAGCTGGTGGACCCGCGGCAATGCGCGCATCAGGTCATCGACGAAATCCGCCGGTCACGTCTGGTGATCGCCGATTCGATGCACGCAGCGATCATCGCCGATACGCTGCGCGTTCCCTGGATTCCGGTCTCCAGTTCGGGAAGGATCAACAGCTTCAAATGGCTCGACTGGTCACTTTCCCTCAACTTGCCCTATGAGCCGCGAATATTGCCTACCGCGACGTTGGATACTGCCTATCGCGACGGGGTCCGGCGTCTGGTCGGTGAACATTATCGACTTGCGCATCCTGATGCAGAAGGCGCGCTTGCGCATCAAAGGCAGATGACCCGTCGTGAACAGCGCGGCTGGTGGATGTCCGTGCGGCCCAAACTGAAACATCATCTGCTCGCCCTGCCGCGGCGTCTGCCACAACCACCCGCGGTCGCGCGGCGTATCGCCACATGGAACCGACGGCAACACAGCCGCATCGCCTCGGCACTTGAACAATTGAAGAGTGAGGCGGGATTTCTGAGCGACGATCGGATCTTTGCCAACCGTGTCGATCAGCTCAGCGTCGAATTCGACAAGCTGGTGCGTTCGGGCTGA
- a CDS encoding glycosyltransferase family A protein encodes MPPDPVPPYPSELRVVRRIAVIIPYFQRERGILQQALRSIVAQTFTAPTEVELLIIDDSSPIPAQDELADMELPPWLNLRTVQQSNAGPAAARNHGLDQIGPDIDYVAFLDSDDSWAPDHLQQGVDALELGHDFYFCDSAMPPSSLFASLTLFAQGANEDAFEPLPLGGQIYRLQPDRAGQFMVQEYLCQTSAVILRRRAMRDLRFEERLRYAGEDWLMWVRLAHSVEGICFSKLAKAQRGEGINLYRDAHERLGAKNLRRLMSMVLANRLMKITPGISAAAACLTDQRIMILRREMAAILLHPRVYQGLKNGEQRRIILDAYRLMNVSLLPLWRDIIIRKMRWHSPRLDEAMT; translated from the coding sequence ATGCCGCCTGATCCCGTGCCGCCCTACCCAAGTGAACTGCGGGTCGTGCGCCGGATCGCGGTCATCATCCCCTATTTCCAGCGTGAACGGGGTATCCTGCAACAGGCCCTCCGCTCGATCGTTGCGCAAACATTCACCGCGCCCACCGAGGTGGAGCTCCTCATAATCGACGATAGTTCGCCCATTCCGGCGCAGGACGAACTGGCAGACATGGAATTGCCACCCTGGCTGAACCTCCGGACCGTGCAGCAATCGAACGCCGGCCCCGCTGCTGCGCGCAATCACGGACTTGATCAGATCGGACCCGACATCGACTATGTCGCCTTCCTGGACTCCGATGACAGTTGGGCGCCAGATCATCTGCAACAAGGCGTGGACGCGCTCGAACTGGGGCATGATTTCTATTTCTGCGACAGCGCCATGCCGCCGTCCAGCCTGTTCGCCTCGCTGACACTCTTTGCGCAGGGCGCCAATGAGGATGCGTTCGAACCCCTGCCTCTGGGGGGGCAAATCTATCGCCTGCAGCCCGACCGCGCGGGGCAATTCATGGTGCAGGAATATCTCTGCCAGACATCCGCCGTAATCCTGCGCCGCAGGGCGATGCGCGATCTCCGGTTCGAGGAACGGCTTCGCTATGCCGGCGAAGACTGGCTGATGTGGGTGCGGCTGGCGCACAGCGTTGAGGGGATCTGCTTCTCCAAGCTGGCCAAGGCCCAGCGGGGAGAAGGTATCAATCTTTATCGCGATGCGCATGAGCGCCTTGGTGCCAAAAATCTGCGCCGCCTCATGTCGATGGTACTCGCCAATCGATTGATGAAGATTACGCCGGGCATCAGCGCCGCTGCCGCGTGCCTGACCGACCAGCGCATCATGATCTTGCGCCGAGAGATGGCGGCGATCCTGCTTCACCCCCGTGTCTATCAGGGCCTGAAAAATGGTGAGCAGCGTCGCATCATCCTGGATGCCTATCGGCTCATGAACGTCTCGCTGCTGCCATTATGGCGCGACATCATCATTCGAAAGATGCGCTGGCACAGCCCCCGCCTGGACGAGGCCATGACATGA
- a CDS encoding WecB/TagA/CpsF family glycosyltransferase, giving the protein MKIAHISRQYHPGLGGLESFTRNLCREQARAGHQVRMITLDRIFDGDDAPLPRCEIIDDVEVVRVPYRGGRRYPLAPSVLHHLDDCDIVHVHAVDFFADYLALTRLLHRKPLVLSTHGGFFHTGYARRLKQFYFHSMTRLSLAGYRAIIACSEADYETFAKVNRRALTLVENGVDTVKFAGLAQSPSTEHRFIYFGRIAPNKRIDLLIRWFAHLHRLDRKARLIIAGKPMGVTFADLQQIVEQLGLGDLVEFHDSPSDEALQALIARSTIFASPSAYEGFGISLIEGVSAGLYPVVSDIPAHRRSCVKLDTGSLIDFADPLSAARTLQDIRKAQQRSPSPTTAAGLLAYGWPGVSARISAIYEHILGRQTRQIGPLRLAVLSESDALKAVSDLIRDQSPRVVAFGNAHLINQARRVEGVAAALNDALVLNDGVGVDIASRLRYGNSFPHNLNGTDFIPQLLKNYPDRLRLFLVGAAPGIAERAAAILEERHPHIRIVGTLHGFFDPQEEEHLSRHIRESGADLVIAAMGNPRQELWAAKWASHIGRPILCAGALLDFTAGHVPRAPGWLRRMRMEWIFRLMNEPTRLADRYLRGNVTFLMNAIRDARGGYSDGPIPPSSPHSHAVRNADAA; this is encoded by the coding sequence ATGAAAATCGCCCATATTTCCCGACAATATCATCCCGGACTCGGCGGGCTGGAAAGCTTCACCAGAAATCTGTGCCGCGAACAGGCTCGCGCCGGGCACCAGGTCAGGATGATCACCCTGGACCGCATCTTCGACGGCGACGACGCGCCCTTGCCACGATGCGAAATCATCGACGATGTCGAAGTGGTCCGGGTACCCTACCGGGGTGGACGTCGCTATCCGCTCGCACCATCCGTGCTGCACCATCTGGACGATTGCGACATCGTCCATGTCCACGCTGTCGATTTCTTCGCCGACTATCTGGCACTGACCCGGCTGCTGCACCGCAAACCGCTGGTCCTGTCCACGCATGGCGGCTTCTTTCATACCGGCTATGCCCGTCGATTGAAGCAATTCTACTTTCACAGCATGACCCGCCTTTCACTGGCTGGATATCGGGCGATCATCGCCTGCAGCGAAGCGGACTACGAGACCTTCGCCAAGGTCAATCGTCGCGCACTTACCTTGGTCGAAAATGGCGTGGACACGGTCAAGTTCGCCGGTCTTGCGCAATCGCCTTCCACCGAGCATCGCTTCATCTATTTCGGCCGGATCGCGCCGAACAAGCGGATCGACCTGTTGATCCGCTGGTTCGCGCATCTGCACAGGCTGGACCGCAAGGCCCGGCTGATCATCGCGGGAAAGCCGATGGGTGTCACCTTCGCCGATCTGCAACAGATCGTCGAACAGCTCGGTTTGGGCGATCTGGTGGAATTTCATGACAGCCCCAGCGACGAGGCGCTGCAGGCGCTGATTGCCCGTAGTACCATCTTCGCATCGCCCAGCGCCTATGAAGGTTTCGGTATTTCCCTGATCGAGGGGGTGTCCGCCGGGCTTTATCCAGTCGTCAGCGACATTCCGGCGCATCGCCGCTCCTGCGTCAAGCTCGATACCGGCAGCCTGATCGATTTCGCCGATCCGCTGTCCGCTGCGCGCACCCTGCAGGACATTCGCAAGGCGCAGCAACGCTCACCCTCCCCCACCACTGCCGCAGGTCTGCTCGCTTATGGTTGGCCGGGCGTGAGCGCCAGGATCTCGGCCATCTACGAACATATTCTGGGACGTCAGACCCGCCAGATCGGGCCGCTTCGCCTTGCCGTTCTTTCGGAGAGCGACGCGCTGAAAGCCGTTTCCGATCTGATCAGGGACCAGTCGCCGCGCGTGGTCGCATTCGGCAATGCCCATCTGATCAACCAGGCACGGCGGGTCGAGGGCGTCGCTGCCGCACTGAACGACGCGCTGGTCCTTAATGACGGCGTCGGCGTCGATATCGCAAGTCGCCTCCGCTACGGGAACTCTTTCCCTCACAATCTGAACGGCACCGACTTCATTCCCCAACTCCTGAAGAACTATCCGGACCGCCTCCGGCTATTCCTGGTAGGCGCAGCCCCCGGCATCGCGGAGCGCGCAGCCGCGATCCTGGAAGAGCGTCATCCCCATATTCGCATAGTCGGCACCCTACATGGCTTCTTCGACCCGCAAGAGGAGGAGCATCTGAGCCGCCATATTCGGGAAAGCGGCGCGGATCTGGTAATCGCAGCCATGGGGAACCCCCGCCAGGAATTGTGGGCGGCCAAATGGGCATCCCATATCGGCCGCCCCATATTGTGCGCGGGCGCCCTGCTCGATTTCACCGCCGGCCATGTCCCGCGCGCGCCTGGCTGGCTGCGCCGCATGCGCATGGAATGGATATTCCGGCTCATGAACGAACCGACCCGACTGGCAGACCGCTATTTGCGCGGCAATGTCACCTTCCTCATGAATGCCATCCGTGACGCCAGGGGGGGCTACTCGGACGGCCCGATCCCGCCGTCATCGCCCCACTCCCACGCTGTCCGCAACGCCGATGCCGCCTGA
- a CDS encoding tyrosine-protein kinase family protein: MRLRSTEPVEDVYPGLPPTYDGDTREETATVHANVDPAIAVIHAPSAMLAEQARDIQSTLSAMRHPDGRAPGSIAVIAIEASEQAAILTANIAVSAALSGLRTLIVDMEHSGFVQHRLLGMNARTGSPDDMDEPFQLVQPSSIRSLFVMAAPQQDGCAIDGSPLAPLSQRLSSLTAHFDLCLVDASHIDDLAHAAGSADCAIVAVQRDQTSTSELKAVINKMTMLNTVLIGTIMLI, encoded by the coding sequence ATGAGGCTTCGCTCGACTGAACCGGTAGAGGATGTCTATCCCGGCCTGCCGCCGACTTACGATGGCGATACGCGCGAGGAAACGGCGACTGTCCACGCCAATGTCGATCCCGCGATCGCGGTGATCCACGCTCCCAGCGCAATGCTGGCGGAACAAGCGCGGGACATCCAGTCGACCCTGTCTGCAATGCGCCATCCCGACGGTCGCGCGCCCGGCTCTATCGCGGTCATCGCAATCGAGGCGAGCGAGCAGGCGGCCATATTGACGGCGAATATCGCCGTATCGGCAGCCCTGAGCGGTCTGCGCACCTTGATCGTAGACATGGAGCATTCCGGCTTCGTTCAACATCGCCTGCTTGGCATGAATGCACGAACAGGCTCGCCGGACGACATGGATGAGCCATTTCAGCTGGTGCAGCCGAGCAGTATCCGGTCGTTGTTCGTCATGGCCGCGCCCCAGCAGGATGGCTGCGCCATCGACGGCAGTCCGCTTGCGCCACTGTCGCAACGCCTGTCGTCGCTGACAGCCCATTTCGATCTGTGCCTGGTCGACGCCAGCCATATCGACGATCTCGCTCATGCGGCAGGCAGCGCCGATTGCGCGATCGTTGCGGTCCAGCGCGATCAGACATCCACCAGCGAGCTCAAGGCCGTGATCAACAAGATGACCATGCTGAACACGGTGCTGATCGGCACCATCATGCTGATCTAG
- a CDS encoding exopolysaccharide biosynthesis protein has protein sequence MAAAIFCCVMALTVLWIAITPREYRATATLLFDNRAPDPTGGKSNEATGESMLATESRILQSEVIARKVAERLGLFKNPAMRARWQEQTNGNQSFEGWISRSVQSGLQVSPSATGNTIDVSYRSLDPQRSALMANSFAQAFNDARLGISNEFAQRFAAWYKKQIAASEQRMEEAQARLADFQRAHGIVATGAIDAESTRLSELSSKLSSAEAVAAEARSRAAGGANMPDIQSSGVIQGLRAQIAAKSAEISQMAAELGPNHATMRAAQQQLRQMQDSLAQETGKMSGTLAAASSAASANQGTMQALLDQHRGRMLSLAADRGKLAVLESNVESARKEYEAQTEQFSQLHATSTAPSLNIVRLDIAEPPMIPNAPNIGVRFLMMTMVALMLAIGSVILAEWLSPRIRSRNTVTYLTGVPLLGQADLRVNGRQLRIEGGNWS, from the coding sequence ATGGCAGCCGCCATCTTCTGCTGCGTCATGGCGCTGACGGTCCTTTGGATTGCGATCACGCCACGCGAATATCGCGCGACCGCCACCTTGTTGTTCGACAACCGCGCACCGGACCCGACCGGCGGCAAATCGAACGAGGCGACCGGGGAATCCATGCTCGCGACGGAGTCCAGAATCCTGCAGAGCGAGGTGATCGCCCGCAAGGTGGCCGAGCGGCTTGGCCTTTTCAAAAATCCGGCCATGCGCGCACGTTGGCAGGAGCAGACAAACGGCAACCAGAGTTTCGAAGGCTGGATCAGCCGCAGCGTCCAGTCGGGTTTGCAGGTTTCGCCCAGCGCGACCGGCAATACGATCGACGTCTCCTACCGCAGCCTCGATCCACAGCGTTCGGCGTTGATGGCCAACAGCTTCGCCCAGGCCTTCAATGATGCGCGCCTGGGCATCAGCAACGAATTCGCCCAGCGCTTTGCTGCCTGGTACAAGAAACAGATCGCCGCGTCCGAACAGCGAATGGAAGAGGCGCAGGCACGGCTCGCCGATTTCCAGCGCGCCCATGGCATTGTCGCCACTGGCGCCATCGATGCGGAAAGCACGCGCCTCAGCGAATTGTCGTCGAAACTGTCGTCGGCCGAAGCCGTTGCTGCGGAGGCCCGGTCGCGCGCGGCGGGCGGCGCCAATATGCCCGACATTCAATCGAGCGGGGTGATCCAGGGGCTAAGGGCGCAGATCGCAGCCAAATCAGCGGAAATCAGCCAGATGGCTGCCGAACTCGGCCCCAATCATGCGACGATGCGTGCCGCCCAGCAGCAGTTGCGCCAGATGCAGGACAGTCTGGCCCAGGAAACCGGCAAGATGTCGGGCACGCTGGCGGCCGCCAGTTCGGCGGCATCGGCCAATCAGGGCACGATGCAGGCCCTGCTCGACCAGCATCGCGGGCGCATGCTGTCGCTCGCGGCCGATCGCGGCAAGCTCGCCGTGCTGGAAAGCAATGTGGAATCGGCGCGCAAGGAATATGAGGCGCAGACCGAACAATTCTCGCAGTTGCATGCCACCAGCACGGCTCCGTCGCTCAACATCGTGCGGCTCGACATTGCAGAACCGCCGATGATCCCCAACGCGCCCAATATCGGCGTGCGGTTCCTGATGATGACGATGGTGGCCCTCATGCTCGCAATCGGCTCGGTCATCCTAGCCGAATGGCTCAGTCCGCGCATCCGCAGCCGTAACACCGTCACCTATCTTACCGGCGTGCCGTTGCTTGGTCAGGCAGACCTGCGCGTCAACGGCAGGCAACTCCGTATCGAAGGAGGCAATTGGTCATGA
- a CDS encoding AAA family ATPase produces the protein MSADAVRSAIRKGFNATQPVTAARHLHGRQQEMDLLVEGVLDRGNHAMIFGGRGTGKTSLARVFANVADNRGYLVFYMACEPGQDFTSLISPFLDAARGNLPRSPATDTPIVVGPRDVVEALAEHGQRKFIFILDEFDRITDPAVLGELSRTMKLLSDAALPVHILAVGIASGLSQLIEGHESLRRHMTAVPIVRIDTAAVFDLIDRGAAQAGLNFSDAARETIAHVACGSPYHVRLFCALACLETLRQRKTVVEMPATLAGMMRAVDDWTITNPTDAALFHEAIDLGAGHWPVIEQLVRAAIVPPGLAPEQQAPHIDRDGPVLEILRRAMHARPGSTALMFRDSLAPQFLLGMLSASRHGDHLTRRVVSLVEGQRQSAAS, from the coding sequence ATGTCCGCTGACGCTGTCCGATCAGCGATACGCAAGGGGTTCAATGCGACCCAGCCCGTCACGGCCGCCCGCCATCTTCATGGCCGGCAGCAGGAGATGGACCTGCTGGTGGAGGGGGTGCTGGACCGCGGCAATCATGCGATGATCTTTGGCGGCCGTGGGACAGGCAAGACCTCGCTGGCGCGCGTCTTCGCCAATGTTGCCGACAATCGCGGCTATCTGGTCTTCTACATGGCATGCGAGCCTGGGCAGGATTTCACCAGCCTCATCTCGCCGTTCCTCGATGCCGCCCGCGGAAACCTGCCGCGCTCACCCGCGACAGATACGCCGATCGTCGTTGGACCGCGCGATGTCGTGGAAGCACTCGCCGAACATGGGCAGCGAAAATTCATCTTCATCCTCGACGAGTTCGACCGCATCACCGATCCGGCTGTTCTTGGCGAATTGTCGCGCACCATGAAGCTGCTCTCCGACGCGGCCCTGCCGGTTCATATTCTGGCGGTCGGCATCGCGTCCGGATTGAGCCAACTCATCGAAGGCCATGAATCGCTGCGACGGCACATGACAGCCGTTCCCATCGTGCGGATCGACACGGCCGCCGTGTTCGACCTGATCGATCGCGGCGCCGCCCAGGCCGGCCTCAACTTCAGCGATGCCGCGCGCGAGACAATTGCCCATGTCGCATGCGGCTCCCCCTATCATGTCCGCCTGTTCTGCGCGCTGGCCTGCCTGGAAACCCTCAGGCAGCGCAAGACAGTGGTCGAAATGCCGGCAACGCTCGCGGGGATGATGCGGGCGGTCGACGACTGGACGATCACCAATCCGACAGATGCTGCACTGTTCCATGAGGCCATCGATCTGGGCGCTGGCCATTGGCCGGTGATCGAGCAGCTCGTCCGCGCCGCGATCGTTCCTCCCGGACTCGCACCGGAACAGCAGGCGCCGCATATCGACCGCGACGGCCCGGTCCTGGAAATTTTGCGCCGCGCCATGCACGCCCGGCCGGGCAGCACCGCCCTCATGTTCCGGGACAGCCTCGCCCCCCAATTCCTGCTCGGCATGTTGTCTGCCAGCCGCCACGGCGACCACCTGACCCGGCGTGTCGTCAGCCTTGTAGAAGGGCAGCGCCAAAGCGCTGCATCGTAA